The nucleotide sequence ATAATTAATGTAATTGTTGAATGTTTTGTTTATAACAATGATTGTGGTAACTAGCAGGGATCAGAAAAGGAACAAGTTCAAGTTCGGTCGCCTTTACGAGAGACTGCAATTGATCATGAATACTTGTTTCCTAAATCACCCCTTTCATTAAATACGACAACTTATAAATCCTCTAATGTATTGCCACCACTTAAATTCCATTCGAGCCTGCTTGGATCTCATAGTCTTGAGCCAAAGAGTTACAATGAGTTTGATTATGAAGATGACGATGATCTAAATGATCATGatggtgatgattatgatgatcatgatgagAGTGTGGGGTCAGCTTCGGACGATATGGACTGCACGTATTCTGAAGAAGAAGAGTTTAATGAAGAAATTTGTGATGTTAATCCAGTTGAAATGCCTTCTGTACTAAATGGACCTATTAGGTCAACTTTGAATAAAGGGACAATAAAACAGGATCTTTGTGTTAAAGTTCCTCGAAAGACTAGAAAATTTACGGAAACGGGATGGCATGGTGGTGCAAGCACGCAACCGAGTTCGATTTCAGCTGCTAGTCGTTTGCGTGAGATGTTACAACCTCATAGTGCCTATGTAGGTTTTTGTTTTTAAAGATAAGCTTCCAAAGTTACTGTTTTTTGGTTTTTAAATGCCACATAAGAAAAAGTTAACACCTTTAGCAAATATTTAAGAGTTGGTTACTTAATGGGCGAAAAGTGGTTACATTTTTATGCAATTTTACATTTACTGAATTCAAATTTCTTGGCTTTATGATGAATGTAGGGTACCCCGACAGCAGAATTAGGAACGCCAAGTGCACCTCCGATTTTCGAAGAAGTAGGACACATTCTCGAAGATCAAGAAGAAATAAGTAAAGATTCTTCACGGTTTTCAGGAATTGAGCAATCACATTATGAAGTAAATATGCCCGAAAAAATCGTTGGTGATGATGAACTTGCTCATGATGACAGGTTAAATTCGTAGCATGTGCTTTTCCTTATTAATGTTTATTTTGTAACAATAACTTTTTTTATAAACGTAATCATTTAATGCACAGGGAAAATGAAGCTGTTCTTGAAAAGACAGAAAAGGCAATGCCTAGTTTGGAAACAAATTTACTAGATCATACAACTTATTACAACAGGTACTAAATCCATTTGGCCAATTATTTTAATCACTTATGATGCATAATTTGATTTCATTTAACAAATTTTGGCAGTGCTAAAAATCCATGGCAAACTTTGATCACTTATGATGCATGCTTCCGTTTATGCCTAAACGCGTGGGCCCGAGGATGTACAGAAGCACCCGTCTTTTTAAGTGATGAATGCCGGCTTTTACGCAGTGCCTTTGGGTATGTTACCTTATTGTTTTCCTTTTTTATATTGTAAAGATCTTAAAAGAGTCTGTTTTTTTTTACAGACTACACAAGTTATTGTTGCAACCTCGTGGCTTCAAACCAGTAGAAAGTAGTGGTAATGAGAATTCGGATAAAGAATGCTCCTTGAAAGTAAAGAAagtgattggaaaaatccgggtcgaagGTACGGTCAACTTTAAACTTTATATCAAGAAAAGAAATTTATATAAAATTTTGTTAAAATTTGTGTATGATTTGGCAGTGAGAAAAGTAAGAATCATTCCACAACGAAAACTTAAGGACACGTACTCGCAACAAAGTGCAATATATGTACAAGCAGGAGTTGAGTACATTCGACATGTTTCTTCCGTTGTAATAAACAAAATTAACAAACTAGGTCTCTCTTCATTTTCACTACCGTGCGAAGGTTcgttttaaatttttaatatttaaattacaaaataaattaaTATAGAAATAGGAATTAACAAAATGATGTCATGTTGCAGAACCTGTAACGTGCTTATTGCGCCTTAAAAGTTCTCAAGAACTTACAGAAACTGATACATCTATTGGCATTTGCTTGAGGCCAGGAACTGGTGATTCACATGATTTGTAAGTCAACgttgaagtaaaaaaaaaaaaaaaattaaactttttGGTCCTACAAATAAATTAAaaaagttttttttaattaatttttgtaTGTCACATTAGTTTCCCGGAAAATCAAGGTGATGCGCTCCTGCTAGAAGTGCAGGGCGAAAAGAGAATTATTCAGGGTCGAGCAGTTATTCCCGTTTCATTCCTACACGATAATCCTGTAAGTTTTTTCGGTTATATACTATTCATATGATGATGATATAATGATATAAATAAGTGTgatatacggagtataatataattaataataatttaatggtATGCAGAATGATAGAGTAAAATGGTGGCCGATTTATCATGAAGACAACGAATGCATTGGAAAGGCGCAGCTTTCGATCACTAGTACAATTACGTCTGATGAAACTGCATCCCTTAAGGTTGTTACAAATGTTAACTATCACTTAATGTTCCATTTTtgtttattaaataattataaaatatgTTAACAGTGTGGACCTGTTGTGGAAACACTCGCATATGATCTACTGTTGGAGGCTGCCATGCGTGCACAATGTTTCCACGCACGTAACTTGTGGGTAGTTGACCCGTGGAAATGGTTGTTGACTGAGTTTTCTGATTATTATGGAGTTTCAGAGTCGTACACTAAACTCAGGTACTCAAATTTATTATAAACGATGAAACTTTAATGTGACTTTAGTGGCAGAACATTTAAATCATGTCATTCGAAATGTATTTTAGGTATCTTTCTCATGTGATGAACGTTGCGACACCAATAAAAGATTGCTTAGAGCTAATTTACGAACTACTTGTACCTGTAATGAAAGCTAGAACCGAAAGAAGATTAACAAGACAAGAGGTGAAAATCTAATAATACTTAGTATTCGATTTAATCCATGAACCTTTTCAATTTGTATAATTTGTTATATTTTATTTTCAATACTTGCAGAAAAGCTTGTTATTGGACTGTGAAACACAAGTGGAGAGTCTacttgcaatctcttttcaaaattaCAAGTCGTTAGACGAAAATTCAGCTACGGGTTTATCAGACGTTTTAAGTCCAATTCCAGAAACCGCTGCACCAGCATTAGCTCCAGCTGTTCAATTATATACGCTTATTCACGATATTCTTTCGCCAGATGGACAGGCTTTGTTGACCAGCTACTTAcaggtatgtatatgtatattttgggTTAATATTGATAGGGTATTGTTGGGTAACTTTTTAAATTTAGAAAGTTGTGTGTTTTTCAGGCGGCAGCACGAAAGCGATGCAGGAAGCACATGGTGGACACAGACGAGTTTGTGGCGAGCAACAGTGACGGATTCCTTATGGATTCTATTGCAATTACTACGGCTTATTTGAAAATGAAAAACTTGTGCATTACTTTGAGTGATGAAATAAAGACAGATATCAAGATACATAACCAGCACATACTACCAAGGTAAACGAAAAAATGTTTAAGTTCAGTACAATGTAGGCTTCTTTGGCCTCGTTATTTTATCTTGTATGGTTAAGGTTATGTATAaggaaacgggtcaaatgggtaaaaATTGCTCAAAGTCTATATTAAATGCATACAACTCTCCAAACCGTTTAATTCACGAATTTAAATTGTTAGATCAAACTTTTGatatctttagaaaaatggatacaAGTATGAGCTTGTCAACCCAATCTGGGACGTTTTGACCCATATTAAAATAATTGTTTCATACTAAACCTATCTGAACATTACCTACGAATTAGAATTTTTGCTGATTTACTTGTTAAGGATGAGGTATAAATGTTACCTACGGATTTGAATGACTTATTATCTTCAAAAATTCAAGAATCAGCCAGTTGACTTTCATTGACTTTTGGGTTTTGACCAAATTTCTGTGAAACTGAAAAGTTGATGAAATATTTGTGATCTTGGGATGATTTGAGACAAATCGAAATTGTTGGATTTCTAAAAACACGTACAATTGATATAGCTCCTTTGAAAAAGTGGACTTTTTGCAagttttgacttttgttgactttgtgtTCTTGACATGACTTGTTGAAAAACTGGACTTCCCGATCCCGACCCATTTTTACATCTCTCATTTGTAGTGTTAAAGATGAAAAAATTGGTTAAGTCAATGAAATCTGCATATGTTGTTAGAAATTCTAAATATCTCACCATATTGATTTGGACATTTTTCCTTTACGTTTTACAGCTCGATTGATCTTTCAAGCATCACGGCAGAAGTTTACAGCAGTGAATTATGCAAACGGTTAAAAGGATTTCTATCTGTGTGGCCGCCTTCGAGCCCACAGCATCACGTAAACGAACTTCTTATCGCAACTGCTGACTTCGAAAGGAATCTCGAGTCATGGAACATCAGGTTTGTTATATAATACTTCATTTCGTTATCTTAACGAAAATTATACGTCTGTGAATTAAATAAAAGTTGTTGGTCTACGTTTCAGTGTATCTCAAGGTGCTGTAGACTCGAGAAActtataccataattatattatggTTTGGGTCGAAGATATGCAATTATGCTTACTTGATTTATGCAAGGCCGAAAAGGTACCATGGGCAGGAGTAATCACAAACTATTCTACTTCACCGTTTGCTGAAGAGTTGTACGATAAAATTAAAGAAATGTTGGGTGAGTATGAAGTTGTGATTAATCGATGGCCGCAGTATACTTCGATCTTGGAAAATGTAAGTTATAATGGTATCTATACATCGAttccaaaacttttttttaatGCTAAATGTTTTTTTGTTCATAACTGAAGGCTGTTGCAAACGTGGAAAGAGCAATCGTGAAGGCACTCGAAAGACAGTATACCGATATTTTGACACCGTTGAAAGATAGCATTCCGAAAAGGCTTGGGATTCAAGTTCAGAAATTAACAAGACGACAATCAAACGCTCCATATTCCGTTCCTAATCAGGTGAGAGATTTCTACTTTAAAcagtttcaataaataaataaataaacaaatttgACTTAATTAAATAGTTAATAACTTTTTTTTTCTATATGGCAGCTGGGAACGTTTCTTAACACAATCAAGAGAATCGTCGATGTTTTACATTGTAGAATCGAAGAAAAATTGAAGTCATGGATATCGTATCTTCCTGTAAGCGGCGATAAAAAGTCAACTTACGGAGAGCAAATGAATGCGGTTACCGTTTTGTTAAGAACAAAGTACAAAATCTACTTGCAGGCTGTGGTTGTCAAGCTCACTAGTAATGTAAGTAATCATTGGAGTGCATATTAAGgatttattaaatttttttattatttttgctTAAGGCTAATGAGTAATGAATAATTTACAGATTCAATCAAATCGTAGCACGCGACTTCAAAGAATTTTGGAGGAAACAAAGGAATCAGACGGAGAGAATGAAATTCGCGAGCGGATGCAGTTTTTATGTTCACAGATAGTGGTCTCTGTTTCGAATTTGCATGAGGTTTTTACGAATCAAATATTCATTGCGAGTTCTCGTGGTTTATGGGACAAAATGGGACAGGTGATtgagttaatattttataataatctttttatatgcaattaaaaagagCGTGTTCTGATGCGTTTATATGTATGACATGTAGATTGTGCTGAAGTTTTTGGAGGGTAGAAAGGAAAATCGCGTATGGTACAACGGATCTTATTATGCTCTTGGTGTAAGTTTTttgtacttagttttttttttttttggtatatgaATATTGATTTTAAAGCGACGTGATATGGTTTGTTTTGTAGATTTTGGATGATACGTTTGCTTCCCAGATGCAACGATTGCAAGGGAACGCGTTACTTGAGAAAGATGTTGAACCACCTCGATCGATCGTTGAAGCTCGATCCATTCTTTGCAGGGATACTAACAATGCAGCAGACACCTCTACTTATTTCTATTAAATAACTACATGTATACTTTGTGTAAAAttgcatttattcattttatatatagccaATTCTTTTGTAAAGAAATCATCTTCATATGAAGAATAATAAATTGATCGTTAACTGGTTGACTTGATTTACAATTACAGATCTGACAGGTAAACTTCGAATATTGGATTATAAATGAAATAGGTAAGAAACGGGTCAAAACTAACCCAAACAGTTTTTAAACGCGGAAcgtaatcataatcatatttattAATACATCATCTTTGAAGTACTGAAATTCAAGTAAACAGAGTTAAAAAGTATTCAGGGTAGGGAGTAATTAAGAGTAGGATTCTGGTTATTCAGCAATATTTTTAGTTTTCAAACTCCATTTTATCCAGTAAATTATTACATAAACTTGTTGTCTATTCTATATCAAATTTACATTACATCATAGTGTGAAGTGTAAACTGAAGTAAAATGTGTCTACAGAAAATGAATCAACTATGAACTTCGTATGTTTCAACTGAAGCAAAAAACTGTGATCTACAGTTTGTACTGGTTATCGATAATTTACATCTTCTCTTCGTtttttataataatttgaaatcTTGAATGTTTTGTTCATGACCATGAATGTGGTAAGTAGCAGCGATCAGAGAAAGAACAAGTTCAGGTTCGGTCACCTTTACGAGAGACTGCAATCGATCATGAATGCTTGATTCccaaattgtaacatcccgcctttttccgtcaacttttccgtttaactatttaagttccgttagatgtttataacacatctcgttaatatgcgtttgaattatcttgttaggtaattcccgcacccgatttaagttgagggaccaatcttgccaaatgttgaaacttgtgactaggtcaaagagtcaaactctcattctatccattcattcatctcttccaatttcttaatacttcaacttttcctctcaacttcaagaacaaagattcatcatccaaaaccgagctagtgatcttcttgccaaacaaaatacatatttgaactcctcgtgatctcctcttcgatttcataccggtttcatcaattttgggtaactttctaaaatcactaatctttgtgttcttgagatttttaagttataagtttgttaattagtatctatggctcaagtctagtttgtttatgtgttttgtatgctcgtttttgatattttggagtaactagttcatatggaaagttaacatgcttaatcttgagttttaagtgttcatgtgttgttagatgctaagacttcatgttttaatcttgttcctagtgttactagcttcattatgatgtaaagattgatcaaagaaacctcttaaacttgattatgaaatttggtaacttttggttagggtttcatgaactaggaatggattttgatgcattaaatgacatgaagtgttaattataagtgttaagttgtgttgtatgcttaattaccttcgaaacggcatattgttcatgtcttttggttaccgaatcatttaatagcatttatgacttatatgcattgaatgagggtcactaaatgcggtttttggttgttgtatgcgaaagtttgattgatgataagtgcatagttgtgttcctcgtcaaaatacctttccggtgatataaaatacatgtcttgaatgtttgcgggttgtaatttgtgttggtttatgtttggactcgtgcacttaggagtttcagcaaccagggtctggaaacaagccaagacgccgtcccaatacccaggacgacgtcctgactttcaaacctagacgccgtctaggggtccaagacgccgtcttgcccttcaaagtgggacgccgtctaggccttttgggacgccgtcccataagcctaaagtgggctgttttggttgtcatttaacgaaaaatgtttgggacgttctagacctccgtttcacatgagacttgttccaacatgcttatatatgattaaaaacttcagaaaattcgttcgaggcccgacccgaacgtgttgactttttcgttgactttgacccgaccaagtttgacttttaatcaaacttgaccaattacttatgtaatctttctaacttgtttctatacgtgtaccttgcatgaaacttgactatttgcttcacatgcttcgtaatcgagtcgtattgagccataggactaattgaacaactttgacccctcgtgactttcgttattgatacaacctatttgtttaggtcaagactagcattgttactgcacgtttacttgtcgaagtactttttggttcgtgcatacaaggtgagatcatagtcccacttttactctttttgaacttacaattgggatgagaaaacataaacatttctttactaagtgaacacaagtacaggaaaacaaacattctacatacgagtttagaacaaaatcctcaattcgattatcattagttacacttgccgggtgtaagcgagaacttatgttgtatggatccatatgggtttgacaaaccctcattcaaacggttcgctaccgtttacgaatgaaatataatttcgagaaacagtgtatgttctagcactaagtgatggggttcaatggaaggaaatgttaagcattgataattgggtgctcgtgaaacaaacttttggaatgtatttactattatttcattgatgcaaatcttgtggttcacttgtacttacttacttaaacctatgatttcaccaacgttttcgttgacagatttctatgtttttctcaggtccttgaacgatacatgatacatgcttccgctcattatttgatacttgcattggatgtcgagtatatgtgcatttcatggagcgtcttttgactttactttaaaccgtgtcgcctagatttcattcgtattataacgttgtaacttaactattggttgaacaattcttataaactttgggaacaatctttattatgaaatgaaggcgacatattttggtcaaactttgtcttaaagacttatgaccacgtaacgggacctaagtagacggcgccgtcaaacataatttggtcgggtcgctacagatggtatcagagcgttggttgtagggatttagagttcattggtgtcaacctcgagtcatagggtacattggtgagtctagactacaaccggcatatagacttgaagtaggaattatttgactacttgtgcatttatactcgaacgcttctactcatatctactcttagttcatcttaatctcacgttgtttaatttgattgacacgccaccttgactatatgaaatgatgtcgaatgcacatatgaatcagggtaatataatttccgggattatattacggtgactcatatgaacgttccgacattatgacataaagaatttaaggcgagtcgaggaaaaacttctctttatctttattctatatcacggttagtattattgagaatactaatcaatgatattcttgtgtcttgaaggaacaatggctcctcgtcgtgtacgccgcaatgaaactcccgaacaagctctcgaacggatgatagcaaccgccgtagatgcggccatggccggtcactcatccaacaacaataataataacaaccacaacaacaacaacaacaacaatggagccggaaactcaaacgagggatgctcctataaagctttcatggggtgcaaacctcacacttttgatggaaccgggggaccggtcgtgctcacccgatggtttgagcaaacggaagccgtctttagcataagcggttgtcgggaccaagacaaggtcaaatactccactcacactt is from Rutidosis leptorrhynchoides isolate AG116_Rl617_1_P2 chromosome 10, CSIRO_AGI_Rlap_v1, whole genome shotgun sequence and encodes:
- the LOC139871205 gene encoding uncharacterized protein; protein product: MFTEGLDERALNWVKQGSEKEQVQVRSPLRETAIDHEYLFPKSPLSLNTTTYKSSNVLPPLKFHSSLLGSHSLEPKSYNEFDYEDDDDLNDHDGDDYDDHDESVGSASDDMDCTYSEEEEFNEEICDVNPVEMPSVLNGPIRSTLNKGTIKQDLCVKVPRKTRKFTETGWHGGASTQPSSISAASRLREMLQPHSAYGTPTAELGTPSAPPIFEEVGHILEDQEEISKDSSRFSGIEQSHYEVNMPEKIVGDDELAHDDRENEAVLEKTEKAMPSLETNLLDHTTYYNSAKNPWQTLITYDACFRLCLNAWARGCTEAPVFLSDECRLLRSAFGLHKLLLQPRGFKPVESSGNENSDKECSLKVKKVIGKIRVEVRKVRIIPQRKLKDTYSQQSAIYVQAGVEYIRHVSSVVINKINKLGLSSFSLPCEEPVTCLLRLKSSQELTETDTSIGICLRPGTGDSHDFFPENQGDALLLEVQGEKRIIQGRAVIPVSFLHDNPNDRVKWWPIYHEDNECIGKAQLSITSTITSDETASLKCGPVVETLAYDLLLEAAMRAQCFHARNLWVVDPWKWLLTEFSDYYGVSESYTKLRYLSHVMNVATPIKDCLELIYELLVPVMKARTERRLTRQEKSLLLDCETQVESLLAISFQNYKSLDENSATGLSDVLSPIPETAAPALAPAVQLYTLIHDILSPDGQALLTSYLQAAARKRCRKHMVDTDEFVASNSDGFLMDSIAITTAYLKMKNLCITLSDEIKTDIKIHNQHILPSSIDLSSITAEVYSSELCKRLKGFLSVWPPSSPQHHVNELLIATADFERNLESWNISVSQGAVDSRNLYHNYIMVWVEDMQLCLLDLCKAEKVPWAGVITNYSTSPFAEELYDKIKEMLGEYEVVINRWPQYTSILENAVANVERAIVKALERQYTDILTPLKDSIPKRLGIQVQKLTRRQSNAPYSVPNQLGTFLNTIKRIVDVLHCRIEEKLKSWISYLPVSGDKKSTYGEQMNAVTVLLRTKYKIYLQAVVVKLTSNIQSNRSTRLQRILEETKESDGENEIRERMQFLCSQIVVSVSNLHEVFTNQIFIASSRGLWDKMGQIVLKFLEGRKENRVWYNGSYYALGILDDTFASQMQRLQGNALLEKDVEPPRSIVEARSILCRDTNNAADTSTYFY